One window from the genome of Flavobacterium agricola encodes:
- a CDS encoding ChaN family lipoprotein — protein MTKNIYIILAFFISISLHAQKLEPFVIFNQSGKKISDKKFLKSLADADVVLFGELHDNSTAHWLQLKVIQTLHQKHKVVVGMEMFETDNQAVLNQYLSNQISAKQLDTLARLWNNYKTDYKPIVDFSKENSIPVIATNIPRRYASLLFKQGEEALLALPETDKQWFPALPMPYDENLSAYKAMLAMFDDPVHANKNFPKAQAIKDYTMAHNILKFWKQNLVFIHLHGSYHSNNFEGIYWYLKQTDPNLKVVTIATVMQSDLNKLAAENNNLADYVIVTDFDTVRTF, from the coding sequence ATGACGAAAAATATATATATTATTCTTGCCTTTTTTATCAGCATAAGTTTGCATGCCCAAAAATTAGAGCCGTTTGTGATTTTTAATCAATCTGGTAAAAAAATTTCGGATAAAAAGTTTTTAAAAAGTTTAGCTGACGCTGATGTGGTACTTTTTGGCGAATTGCACGATAATTCTACAGCGCATTGGTTGCAACTTAAGGTAATACAAACCTTGCATCAAAAACATAAAGTTGTTGTTGGTATGGAAATGTTTGAAACCGATAATCAAGCGGTTTTAAATCAATATTTATCAAATCAAATTTCCGCAAAACAATTAGATACGTTAGCCCGTTTGTGGAACAATTATAAAACCGATTACAAACCTATTGTTGATTTTAGTAAAGAAAATAGCATTCCAGTTATTGCAACTAATATTCCGCGCCGTTATGCCAGTTTGCTTTTTAAACAAGGCGAAGAAGCTTTATTGGCTTTACCAGAAACCGATAAGCAATGGTTTCCGGCTTTACCAATGCCTTATGACGAAAATTTATCGGCTTACAAAGCTATGTTAGCAATGTTTGACGATCCGGTGCATGCCAACAAAAACTTTCCGAAAGCACAAGCGATAAAAGATTATACCATGGCGCATAATATTTTAAAGTTTTGGAAACAAAATTTGGTGTTTATTCATCTTCATGGATCTTACCATTCTAATAATTTCGAAGGCATTTATTGGTATTTAAAGCAAACTGACCCTAATTTAAAGGTTGTAACAATTGCTACCGTTATGCAGTCGGATTTGAATAAATTAGCTGCTGAAAATAATAATCTTGCAGATTATGTTATTGTTACCGATTTTGATACCGTGCGTACTTTTTAA
- a CDS encoding alpha/beta fold hydrolase, with the protein MLKNTITYKNAKVTYVYNHLNLNKPTIICLHGFLEHKTIFNFLFEDEAFNAYNLIAVDLLGHAETDAIGYVHTMENQAEMIMHLMQHLQIQKTSLIGHSMGGYVALAFLEMFPQHVTQLFLINSSAKADNDVKKANRARGIALVKKNAAVFIQMAIANLFDEQTKQKQEATINELKQIALANTTQGVIANMQGMLERKDRAFLLHNHDNIYFIAGTNDNIIPIDEVREQLVGTKQPINEINGYHMLWLEQPEAIQKILKAKL; encoded by the coding sequence ATGCTTAAAAACACAATTACTTATAAAAACGCAAAGGTTACCTACGTTTACAATCATTTAAATCTTAACAAACCTACAATAATTTGTTTACATGGCTTTTTAGAACACAAAACAATTTTTAATTTTTTATTTGAAGATGAAGCTTTTAACGCTTACAATTTAATTGCTGTTGATTTATTGGGTCATGCCGAAACTGATGCAATTGGTTATGTGCACACCATGGAAAATCAGGCCGAAATGATTATGCATTTAATGCAGCATTTACAAATACAAAAAACAAGTTTAATTGGCCATTCTATGGGTGGTTACGTAGCGTTGGCTTTTTTAGAAATGTTTCCGCAACACGTAACGCAATTATTTTTAATTAATTCTAGCGCAAAAGCAGATAACGATGTAAAAAAGGCTAACCGAGCACGAGGCATTGCATTGGTTAAAAAAAACGCAGCTGTTTTTATACAAATGGCCATTGCAAATTTGTTTGACGAACAAACCAAACAAAAGCAAGAAGCTACAATTAATGAACTTAAACAAATTGCTTTAGCCAACACAACGCAAGGCGTTATTGCCAATATGCAGGGTATGTTAGAAAGAAAAGATCGAGCATTTTTATTACACAATCACGATAATATTTACTTCATTGCCGGTACAAACGACAACATAATTCCGATTGATGAAGTTCGGGAGCAACTTGTAGGCACAAAACAACCAATTAATGAAATAAACGGTTATCATATGCTTTGGTTAGAACAACCCGAAGCGATACAAAAAATCCTTAAAGCTAAGCTTTAA
- a CDS encoding PD-(D/E)XK nuclease family protein produces the protein MPKIISIEEYVQELAQINTLDNIELLFEFYTVYKKLTKTENLQSFDTFANWGKILIQDFNEIDRYLLDTKKVFTYLTDIEVLKRWNLEADQATQMINKSIAFWDKLPLYYQAFSEHLLSKKLGYQGLVYRQAVANLNTYMQQIPDHSVVFAGFNALNQAEEIIFQRMLEAQKAKVFWDIDAIFLNDTHHDAGLFVRRFYNQWEYYKNNPFEWVVNEFSETKNIQIIGTPKSIGQAKIAGKLIENIQKEHQNLNKVALVLGQEALLQPVLKALPSSVDALNITMGYSAQNNPAQLLIHKLFELHLHALNRPNYEFYYKDLRAVAMHPYLESKINGEAIINKINAKNITFVSYPDSAIFGSSDRKDKNRDKLLNLLFQPWNSGVDAVIERLLEIVFAIKEQFDFEDDDKSNALQNEDEITLAFIYSIFQVLLKISTYQKKHHLIDSLDMLFAIYKQTVDMAEVSFEGEPLKGLQIMGVLESRVLDFETVIITSLNEGVFPAGKSTNSFIPNDVKVELGLPTFKEKDAIYTYHFYHLLLRAKNVYLLYNSEPADGIDKGEKSRFITQLVIEKQQNHNLQELNYTPSIPEIPKAEVVVPKSDLLQQRLHHIASGKGFSPSSIGSYLRSPLSFYKQRVLGIRDIDEVEENIAANTLGTVIHNVLENLYKPYINNFLSEAIIDQFLADFKHEVKAQFKDVYGSGDVTSGKNLIAYKVAEKYIYDFLQLEKQEIANGAAVKILSLEDDQEFVLTDPALPYPVKIAGKVDRIEYRDGKYRITDYKSGAVLPSDVKVRDWNDLIVNADKTKAIQLLCYALMTYSKFQDYPIEVGLISFKNIKSGFISFEDTDLKQTEITDEIIEKFKAQLITLLAEILDPNLPFTEERK, from the coding sequence GTGCCTAAAATTATTAGCATTGAAGAATATGTGCAAGAATTAGCGCAAATAAACACCTTAGATAATATTGAGTTGTTGTTTGAGTTTTATACTGTTTACAAAAAACTAACCAAAACCGAAAACCTACAATCGTTTGATACGTTTGCGAATTGGGGTAAAATTTTAATTCAAGATTTTAATGAAATCGATCGATATTTGTTAGATACCAAAAAGGTTTTTACATATTTGACTGATATTGAGGTTTTAAAACGTTGGAATTTAGAAGCCGATCAAGCAACCCAAATGATTAATAAATCTATCGCGTTTTGGGACAAGTTGCCGCTGTATTACCAAGCTTTTTCAGAACATTTGTTGTCTAAAAAACTAGGTTATCAAGGGCTGGTTTATCGACAAGCGGTTGCTAACTTAAATACGTACATGCAACAAATTCCAGATCATTCTGTTGTTTTTGCAGGATTTAATGCGTTAAATCAAGCGGAGGAAATTATTTTTCAGCGCATGTTAGAAGCACAAAAAGCAAAAGTTTTTTGGGATATCGATGCCATTTTTCTAAACGATACACATCACGATGCCGGTCTTTTTGTTCGTCGTTTTTACAACCAATGGGAATATTATAAAAACAATCCGTTTGAATGGGTGGTTAACGAATTTTCAGAAACCAAAAATATTCAAATTATTGGTACGCCAAAATCTATTGGGCAAGCAAAAATAGCAGGAAAGTTAATCGAGAATATTCAAAAAGAACATCAAAATTTAAATAAGGTTGCCTTGGTTTTAGGGCAAGAAGCACTTTTGCAACCGGTGTTAAAAGCCTTGCCAAGCTCGGTTGATGCTTTAAATATTACCATGGGTTATAGCGCTCAAAATAATCCTGCGCAATTGCTAATTCATAAATTGTTCGAACTGCATTTGCATGCTTTAAACCGTCCGAATTATGAGTTTTATTATAAAGATTTACGTGCCGTTGCAATGCATCCTTATCTTGAAAGTAAAATTAATGGTGAAGCAATTATTAATAAAATTAACGCCAAAAACATAACTTTTGTTTCGTATCCAGATTCAGCTATTTTTGGATCTTCTGATAGAAAAGATAAAAATAGAGATAAGCTTTTAAATTTATTATTCCAACCTTGGAATTCTGGTGTTGATGCTGTAATTGAACGATTATTAGAAATTGTTTTTGCTATAAAAGAACAATTTGATTTTGAAGATGATGATAAATCGAATGCGTTACAAAACGAAGACGAAATTACTTTAGCTTTTATTTACTCCATATTTCAGGTGCTATTAAAAATAAGCACGTACCAAAAAAAGCACCATCTTATTGATTCGCTCGATATGCTGTTTGCAATTTACAAACAAACGGTTGATATGGCCGAAGTTTCGTTTGAAGGTGAACCCTTAAAAGGTTTGCAAATTATGGGGGTTTTAGAAAGCCGTGTTTTAGATTTTGAAACCGTGATTATTACCTCGTTAAACGAAGGTGTTTTTCCGGCAGGAAAATCAACCAATTCCTTCATTCCAAACGATGTTAAAGTTGAATTAGGTTTACCAACGTTTAAAGAAAAGGATGCTATTTATACCTATCATTTTTACCATTTGTTGTTGCGTGCTAAAAACGTGTATTTGTTGTACAATTCTGAACCCGCAGACGGAATTGATAAAGGCGAAAAATCACGATTTATTACCCAGTTGGTTATAGAAAAACAACAGAACCATAATTTACAAGAATTAAATTATACACCTTCAATTCCAGAAATACCTAAAGCAGAAGTTGTGGTGCCAAAATCAGATTTATTACAACAAAGATTGCATCATATTGCTAGCGGTAAAGGGTTTTCTCCATCTTCTATTGGTTCGTATTTACGTAGTCCGTTATCGTTTTATAAACAACGCGTTTTAGGGATACGAGATATTGATGAGGTTGAAGAAAATATTGCTGCAAACACTTTAGGAACCGTAATTCATAATGTTCTAGAAAACCTTTACAAGCCGTACATTAATAACTTTTTGTCAGAAGCTATTATAGATCAATTTCTTGCTGATTTTAAACATGAAGTTAAAGCGCAGTTTAAAGATGTTTACGGATCTGGTGATGTAACAAGTGGTAAAAACTTAATTGCTTATAAAGTTGCAGAAAAATATATTTATGATTTTTTACAACTTGAAAAGCAAGAAATTGCCAATGGTGCTGCGGTTAAAATTTTATCGTTAGAAGATGATCAGGAATTTGTACTTACAGATCCTGCATTGCCTTATCCGGTTAAAATTGCCGGTAAAGTTGATAGAATTGAATACCGAGATGGCAAATATCGCATTACCGATTACAAATCAGGAGCTGTTTTACCAAGTGATGTTAAAGTTCGCGATTGGAACGATTTAATTGTTAATGCAGATAAGACCAAAGCCATTCAATTGCTTTGTTATGCCTTAATGACGTATTCGAAGTTTCAGGATTATCCTATTGAAGTTGGGCTGATATCTTTTAAAAATATTAAAAGCGGATTTATTTCGTTTGAAGATACAGATTTAAAGCAAACCGAAATTACTGATGAAATAATTGAAAAATTTAAAGCACAATTAATTACTTTATTGGCTGAAATTTTAGATCCCAATCTACCTTTTACAGAAGAAAGAAAATAA